Proteins from a genomic interval of Rubinisphaera italica:
- a CDS encoding tellurite resistance TerB family protein: MRQEAADNSGMELSNFWLNLFGGILVLGAVTLLLSFVLGPIAAITLFLLTGFVALSFWKPALVLQGLNFATQIVNNFRNGLRLPEKEIDSTVHSATANKPPVVEKNFNPDNRISTFNEDLVEIQPASHSNSKQSGFIIRRSEVKHSLWSKSADANVRFLGTDGYLDHCGVIAASPLVYFIKGKTRDPFDASLIESDLKVANSGRGSSNLPYWSSYRECSPSQRRNYLAWLESGRKDPNTELGYVFIHFYGLERRALVDQKDHSLVIQEVLRLLPIYGFSNSFKRYATDLLWACLINHPELQELPLSVLNQVIESTPYWSEDSKAAMLAIFAMRGEALPPSAALIVAQHDARSPRSVIIRRHNDRFTELFKTRFNEKYPSGMPLKSAKREYRLEYRPASATLSGYRGDSSPFTFKLPNISGIPSQFKTLLEIWNSAIEDLRAFDRAHKKADSGEITADMYEKLPLELREGDHPQFDRWYSLIQQFSNESGWCLIPVGELAELQGIDKRSKLTKKQCSDLLQTADCMDLCLEPDSRESGQTYHWDSYVSIFPREDSTEGNLNSYHAASILLRLGMSIAAADGVVDDTELKTITSHLEQYFELSPQESIRLEHLAYLLSVHPDKNTKLGKQLQALPEIRREAIGEYLIAIAAADGIMTEEEVSSLKKAYKSLDLEPSRIEELSAGNIAPEESEDSSVDLLLDQDRIREILQETKQVSDYLKDVMLEDGTDTESDQMEATGNESRISAESQKKTEAVATINELDHQVNVQDEQTHEGEVRQAEALKYDGLQPRFHLFLDTIMTRNEWTRSELDQLAREHSLMLNGTIESINEWSLEVCGDWLIDDQEDRIIVTQNLFLSEKST, encoded by the coding sequence TTGAGACAGGAAGCAGCTGATAACAGCGGTATGGAACTGAGCAATTTCTGGCTCAATCTGTTCGGCGGCATCCTCGTATTAGGTGCAGTCACCTTATTGTTGAGTTTTGTGCTGGGTCCAATAGCAGCAATCACTTTATTTCTGCTCACCGGATTTGTGGCATTGTCATTCTGGAAACCAGCTTTGGTTTTGCAGGGCTTAAACTTTGCGACTCAAATTGTAAACAACTTTCGCAATGGGTTACGTTTGCCAGAAAAGGAAATTGACTCAACAGTTCATTCTGCAACTGCCAACAAGCCACCTGTAGTCGAAAAGAATTTCAACCCAGATAATCGCATAAGTACTTTCAATGAAGACCTGGTCGAGATTCAACCGGCAAGTCATTCGAACTCGAAGCAATCTGGATTTATTATTAGACGATCAGAGGTTAAACACTCCCTTTGGTCGAAGAGTGCTGATGCCAATGTCCGTTTCCTGGGAACCGATGGTTATCTTGATCATTGCGGCGTCATTGCTGCTTCACCACTCGTCTATTTCATAAAGGGCAAAACACGAGATCCATTTGATGCCTCGCTTATTGAAAGCGATTTAAAGGTTGCAAACTCCGGACGGGGTTCTAGTAATTTGCCGTACTGGTCCAGTTATCGGGAATGCTCTCCTTCGCAAAGACGCAACTATCTGGCTTGGCTGGAATCTGGGCGTAAAGATCCAAATACTGAACTGGGCTATGTGTTCATACATTTTTACGGACTCGAAAGACGGGCGCTCGTCGACCAAAAAGACCATAGTCTGGTGATACAGGAAGTCCTGCGACTGCTCCCTATTTATGGCTTCTCAAACTCATTCAAACGATACGCAACGGATCTCTTGTGGGCTTGCCTGATTAATCATCCAGAATTACAAGAACTACCGCTTTCTGTCCTGAATCAGGTCATCGAATCGACTCCTTATTGGAGTGAAGACAGCAAAGCAGCCATGCTGGCAATCTTCGCAATGCGAGGGGAAGCACTCCCTCCATCAGCAGCACTCATAGTGGCTCAACACGATGCCCGCTCTCCAAGAAGCGTAATCATTAGGCGACATAATGATCGCTTCACGGAACTTTTCAAAACTCGATTCAATGAGAAGTATCCGAGTGGAATGCCGCTCAAATCTGCGAAACGCGAATACAGATTGGAGTATCGCCCAGCAAGTGCAACACTTTCCGGATACCGTGGAGACTCGTCGCCGTTTACTTTCAAACTCCCTAATATTTCGGGCATTCCTTCACAGTTCAAGACTTTGCTTGAAATCTGGAATTCCGCCATCGAAGACCTGCGTGCATTTGATCGGGCCCACAAAAAAGCGGACTCGGGCGAAATTACCGCTGACATGTACGAAAAGCTTCCCTTGGAGTTGCGGGAAGGAGATCATCCTCAATTTGATCGATGGTACAGTCTGATTCAGCAATTCTCGAATGAGAGCGGATGGTGTCTGATTCCTGTTGGTGAACTTGCCGAGTTACAAGGAATCGATAAAAGATCAAAACTTACTAAAAAACAATGCTCCGATTTGCTTCAAACTGCTGACTGCATGGACCTTTGTCTCGAACCAGATTCACGGGAATCTGGCCAAACTTACCATTGGGATTCGTATGTCAGTATCTTCCCGAGAGAAGACTCAACAGAAGGGAATTTGAATTCGTATCACGCTGCTTCAATTCTACTACGACTGGGGATGTCGATCGCAGCGGCCGATGGTGTTGTTGACGACACAGAATTGAAAACAATCACATCTCATCTGGAACAGTACTTTGAGCTTTCTCCACAGGAATCGATACGGCTTGAGCATCTCGCCTATTTGCTATCCGTTCATCCGGATAAAAATACCAAGCTCGGTAAGCAACTTCAGGCACTACCTGAGATTCGACGCGAAGCGATCGGAGAATATTTGATTGCCATTGCCGCCGCTGATGGCATTATGACCGAAGAAGAAGTCTCTTCGCTGAAAAAAGCATACAAAAGCCTCGATCTGGAACCGAGCAGGATTGAAGAACTGAGTGCCGGTAACATTGCTCCGGAAGAAAGTGAAGACTCTTCGGTTGACTTGCTGCTCGATCAGGACCGTATTCGCGAAATTCTCCAGGAGACAAAACAGGTTTCTGATTATCTCAAAGATGTCATGCTCGAAGATGGCACTGATACCGAATCTGATCAAATGGAAGCGACTGGCAACGAATCTCGTATTTCTGCCGAATCGCAGAAAAAGACTGAAGCAGTGGCTACCATAAATGAACTTGATCACCAGGTTAATGTTCAGGATGAGCAAACTCATGAAGGGGAAGTAAGACAGGCGGAAGCTCTCAAATATGATGGCTTGCAGCCTCGTTTTCACCTATTTCTTGACACGATTATGACACGCAATGAGTGGACACGATCAGAACTTGACCAGTTAGCCAGGGAACATTCGCTGATGCTGAATGGGACGATTGAATCCATTAATGAATGGTCTTTGGAGGTCTGCGGCGACTGGTTGATTGATGATCAGGAAGACCGCATTATTGTTACACAAAATTTGTTTTTGTCTGAAAAATCAACTTAG
- a CDS encoding zinc ribbon domain-containing protein, translating into MIALLDERNAKFARNGSNGRDTRKNVSKKRTRFPGQMIVCGICGRKYVFGGHGQKDHLMCDGARSHVCWNGASVDGPLTAEKIMAAVFQAVEALPDFDDTFMAEVRQEIENIESRVPDERIRCQQQIEKLERELDNLVNFIREGNSSETVQREIPRIESELKDQRKCLKRLQKPAPVNLSIPSIEELKSLAIGCLKEHAIESWEFRTLIQKLIPKIAVYPHQLFDGGGFVLRARFRLRLGDLLESTIAQQALSEPLEQRLQVDLFNPPQREAFRRQIVDLRNRSGDERKLTEKEIAGQLGLTVAATQRAAALQRSMDNIGIEDPYQPLTEPPAEGKLKRHLHPRYRFEPLPTAGEY; encoded by the coding sequence GTGATCGCTCTTTTGGACGAGCGAAACGCCAAGTTTGCCAGGAATGGAAGCAATGGCCGTGACACCCGCAAAAATGTTTCCAAAAAACGGACACGGTTCCCCGGTCAAATGATTGTCTGTGGAATCTGCGGACGCAAATATGTGTTTGGTGGTCACGGCCAAAAAGATCATCTGATGTGTGATGGGGCGCGATCACACGTGTGTTGGAATGGAGCATCCGTGGATGGTCCCCTTACCGCTGAAAAAATCATGGCTGCTGTCTTTCAGGCGGTGGAAGCGTTGCCCGATTTCGATGACACCTTTATGGCTGAAGTCCGTCAAGAGATTGAAAACATCGAGTCACGCGTTCCTGATGAACGGATTCGCTGTCAGCAACAAATCGAGAAACTGGAGCGTGAACTGGATAATCTTGTGAACTTTATTCGAGAAGGGAATTCCAGTGAGACTGTTCAGCGAGAGATCCCTCGGATTGAATCCGAATTGAAAGATCAACGAAAGTGCCTGAAGCGACTGCAGAAACCTGCTCCAGTCAACCTGTCGATTCCCAGCATTGAAGAACTCAAAAGTCTGGCGATCGGTTGTCTCAAAGAGCATGCGATCGAGAGTTGGGAGTTCCGCACGCTGATTCAGAAATTGATCCCCAAAATTGCGGTCTATCCCCATCAACTCTTTGATGGAGGAGGCTTCGTATTGCGGGCCCGTTTTCGGTTGCGACTGGGTGACCTATTGGAGTCTACTATCGCCCAACAGGCCCTCAGCGAACCGCTGGAGCAGCGGCTGCAAGTTGATCTGTTCAATCCGCCGCAGCGTGAAGCATTTCGTCGCCAGATTGTTGACTTACGTAATCGCTCAGGAGATGAAAGAAAGTTGACGGAAAAAGAGATCGCTGGACAACTCGGATTGACGGTGGCAGCGACTCAGCGAGCCGCCGCACTCCAACGATCCATGGATAACATAGGCATTGAGGATCCCTATCAGCCGCTGACAGAGCCTCCGGCGGAAGGCAAGCTCAAACGACATCTTCATCCCCGTTATCGGTTTGAGCCTTTACCAACTGCTGGAGAGTATTGA
- a CDS encoding AAA family ATPase, with product MQPRTNRPAVVRSRGVMLLGVPGTGKSAFAKSLGQETGRPTITLDVGALLGSLVGQSEERTRKALQIVDAMQPAILFIDEAEKALGGSSGQSDSGVSTRLLGSLLTWLNDHTSDIFVICTANDVRRLPPEFLRAERFDGLFFLDLPGQTQKQAIWQMYRQQFEMTEQELPEDKDWTGAEIRACCRLAALLDLSLLEAAQQIVPVATTSVEAVEHLRRWASGRCLSAEQSGLYTHSVTSERRSPSPTSPQHNWN from the coding sequence TTGCAGCCCCGAACCAATCGCCCCGCAGTTGTCCGCTCTCGCGGCGTGATGTTACTGGGAGTGCCGGGAACCGGTAAAAGTGCCTTTGCAAAATCGCTCGGTCAGGAGACGGGTCGCCCCACGATCACGCTGGATGTGGGAGCGTTACTCGGTTCGCTGGTCGGACAAAGTGAGGAACGAACCCGCAAGGCTCTGCAAATCGTGGATGCGATGCAGCCGGCGATCCTGTTTATTGATGAAGCCGAAAAAGCTCTCGGCGGCTCCTCGGGACAATCCGACAGTGGCGTCTCGACACGCCTGCTGGGATCGTTATTAACCTGGCTCAACGATCATACTTCGGACATCTTTGTCATCTGCACCGCTAATGATGTCCGTCGACTGCCTCCTGAGTTTTTACGAGCCGAGCGATTTGATGGGCTGTTCTTTCTGGATCTGCCGGGTCAAACCCAGAAGCAGGCGATCTGGCAAATGTATCGGCAGCAGTTTGAAATGACCGAGCAGGAATTGCCAGAGGACAAGGACTGGACCGGGGCTGAGATCCGCGCCTGTTGTCGACTGGCAGCGCTGCTGGATCTCAGTCTGCTCGAAGCTGCTCAACAAATCGTGCCGGTGGCCACAACCTCAGTGGAAGCTGTCGAGCATCTGCGTCGCTGGGCCAGTGGTCGCTGCCTCTCCGCTGAACAGTCAGGCCTGTATACGCACTCCGTCACTTCAGAGCGGCGGAGCCCATCTCCCACCTCGCCCCAACACAACTGGAATTGA
- a CDS encoding MoaD/ThiS family protein, which translates to MQVLLINNDGGGFADYIEVPDGASVQDVFTEKVGNRPASDYLIRVNRQPCASQQILQEGDRISITPTKIEGAC; encoded by the coding sequence ATGCAGGTTTTATTAATCAACAACGATGGCGGCGGATTCGCCGACTATATCGAAGTCCCGGACGGGGCGTCTGTTCAAGATGTCTTTACGGAAAAGGTCGGCAACCGGCCAGCCAGCGACTATCTGATCCGCGTCAACCGACAACCCTGTGCCTCCCAGCAGATTCTGCAGGAGGGAGATCGGATTTCGATCACACCAACCAAGATCGAAGGAGCCTGTTAA
- a CDS encoding ThiF family adenylyltransferase, whose protein sequence is MTMTTEIPDRFVRQQELVPRPQITSLSATVIGVGAIGRQVALQLAAIGMPQLQLIDFDTVEASNITTQGYHESDLGVSKVQATKAAIERLDTTIVVNTIEDRYRPHYAVGEVVFCCVDSISARAAIWKSAHPSCLFWCDGRMQGEVIRVLTVADPSSDEQYANSLFPQAEAQLGTCTSRSTIYTASLAAGLMLHQFTRWLRKLPIDADLSLNLLASELTISPAWKETHRHSVANH, encoded by the coding sequence ATGACCATGACGACTGAGATTCCGGATCGATTTGTCAGACAACAGGAACTGGTGCCCCGTCCGCAAATCACGTCGCTCTCCGCCACAGTGATCGGCGTGGGAGCGATTGGCCGACAGGTCGCTCTGCAACTGGCGGCGATTGGGATGCCACAACTGCAGTTGATCGATTTTGATACTGTGGAAGCCAGTAATATTACCACTCAGGGGTATCACGAAAGTGATCTGGGGGTATCTAAGGTCCAGGCCACCAAAGCTGCTATTGAGCGACTTGATACAACGATTGTGGTCAATACGATTGAAGATCGCTACCGTCCGCATTATGCCGTCGGTGAGGTAGTGTTTTGTTGTGTCGATTCAATCTCGGCTCGTGCTGCGATCTGGAAATCCGCTCACCCCTCCTGCCTCTTCTGGTGTGATGGCCGGATGCAGGGAGAAGTGATTCGAGTTCTGACAGTTGCTGATCCGAGCAGTGATGAGCAGTATGCAAACTCTCTGTTCCCGCAGGCGGAAGCGCAACTGGGAACCTGCACGTCCCGCAGCACGATTTACACCGCCAGTCTGGCGGCTGGTCTGATGCTGCATCAGTTCACTCGCTGGCTAAGAAAATTGCCAATCGATGCGGACCTCTCGTTGAATCTGCTGGCCTCAGAACTCACCATATCCCCAGCTTGGAAGGAGACACATCGTCATTCCGTTGCAAATCACTGA
- a CDS encoding ATP-binding protein, which produces MGMIRSKERTAIIRSLAAGVVPSVGLQHIQVGRKDEVEAVITDLKQVEDGTSSVRFIMGNFGSGKTFFLNLISNVALKRKFAVLRADITTERRLHGSGGKARGLYSELLKNLSTTARPDGGALPSLVERWVGDLDHEIKSSGGTEDDVQTEIEKQLSQLRSLVNGYEFAKVLSRYYEGFQQQNDNLQQAALRWLRAEYSTKTEAREDLGVRSIIDDADFYDSLKLLAAFVRIAGYRGLLICLDELVVLSHRLNHTLARNNNYETILTILNDALQGTTEGLAFLFAGTEECLEDRRRGLFSYEALETRLASNRFASTSMRDLTGPVIKLESLTPEDCYVLLHNIRHVFASGDEKQYLIPDEGIASYLQHCQQRMGASYYQTPRETVKDFIGLLQILEQHPDQSWQSLLGQFNQQETQKPSAGNHSRSDDLSEFRL; this is translated from the coding sequence ATTGGTATGATCCGATCAAAAGAGCGAACTGCAATCATTCGATCACTGGCGGCTGGGGTTGTTCCGTCGGTTGGTCTTCAACACATTCAGGTTGGCAGAAAAGACGAAGTGGAAGCTGTCATTACTGACCTGAAACAGGTGGAGGATGGCACATCATCTGTCCGTTTCATTATGGGGAATTTTGGGAGTGGGAAAACATTTTTTCTCAACTTGATCAGTAATGTGGCTCTCAAACGCAAATTTGCAGTTTTGCGGGCCGATATCACTACGGAACGCAGGCTGCATGGATCAGGCGGAAAAGCCCGCGGACTCTATTCCGAATTGTTGAAGAATCTCTCAACAACAGCTCGTCCAGATGGCGGGGCTCTCCCTAGTCTCGTTGAACGATGGGTTGGTGATCTCGATCACGAAATTAAATCGTCTGGCGGAACTGAAGACGATGTGCAAACTGAAATTGAGAAACAACTCTCTCAACTCCGCTCGCTGGTGAATGGTTACGAATTCGCAAAAGTTCTAAGCCGATACTATGAAGGATTTCAGCAACAGAATGACAATCTTCAGCAAGCCGCGTTACGGTGGTTGAGAGCAGAATATAGTACAAAAACGGAAGCCCGGGAGGACTTGGGTGTGCGCTCAATTATTGATGACGCAGATTTTTATGACTCTCTTAAGCTGCTAGCTGCTTTTGTGAGGATCGCAGGTTACCGGGGGCTGTTGATTTGCCTGGATGAATTAGTTGTTTTGTCTCACCGTCTGAATCACACGTTGGCGCGAAACAACAATTACGAGACCATCCTCACGATTTTGAACGATGCTCTTCAGGGAACGACAGAGGGCTTGGCTTTCCTTTTTGCAGGGACTGAAGAGTGCCTGGAGGACCGACGAAGAGGCCTTTTCAGTTACGAAGCATTAGAGACCCGGCTCGCTTCAAATCGTTTTGCCAGCACGTCGATGCGAGACCTGACTGGCCCTGTTATCAAGTTGGAGAGTCTGACACCTGAAGACTGTTACGTTCTATTGCACAACATTCGGCATGTATTCGCATCCGGTGATGAGAAGCAATACCTGATTCCTGATGAAGGTATTGCGTCTTACCTACAACATTGTCAACAGAGGATGGGCGCCAGCTACTATCAAACACCTCGTGAAACCGTCAAGGACTTTATCGGTTTACTGCAGATACTGGAGCAGCATCCTGATCAATCATGGCAATCGCTACTTGGTCAATTCAATCAGCAGGAAACTCAAAAGCCTTCCGCCGGCAATCATTCTCGTTCTGACGACTTATCGGAATTTCGGCTGTGA
- a CDS encoding DUF1257 domain-containing protein, with protein sequence MSHIVTIQTEVRDLQALRNACSQLGLPEPVHETVKLFNSEATGYSVRLPDWNYPVVCDLEAGQVHYDNFNGRWGEQKHLHRLLQRYAVEKTVLEARRRGHCVMERPLHDGSIQLTVQMEAAV encoded by the coding sequence ATGTCCCATATTGTGACCATTCAAACGGAGGTCCGCGATCTGCAGGCCTTACGCAACGCCTGTAGCCAACTCGGTCTCCCCGAGCCTGTGCACGAAACCGTCAAATTGTTCAATAGCGAAGCGACTGGCTACTCCGTCCGATTGCCGGATTGGAATTATCCCGTCGTCTGCGACCTTGAAGCGGGCCAGGTGCACTACGACAACTTCAACGGTCGCTGGGGCGAACAAAAGCATCTGCATCGCCTGTTGCAACGGTATGCCGTTGAGAAAACCGTCCTGGAAGCCCGACGACGGGGCCACTGCGTCATGGAACGTCCATTGCATGATGGCTCGATTCAGTTGACCGTGCAAATGGAGGCAGCCGTATGA
- a CDS encoding DUF2997 domain-containing protein: protein MKTIQIIISPEGKTVLQTLGFQGSECQAASRFLEQALGSTSSEILTSPFYQHASTSQQQIQTHEPESG from the coding sequence ATGAAAACGATCCAGATCATCATCTCCCCCGAAGGAAAAACGGTTCTGCAAACCCTCGGCTTCCAGGGCTCAGAGTGCCAGGCTGCCAGTCGATTTCTGGAGCAGGCACTCGGCTCGACTTCGTCAGAAATTTTGACCAGTCCGTTTTATCAACACGCATCTACTTCCCAACAGCAGATTCAGACACACGAGCCTGAGTCTGGCTAA
- a CDS encoding DEAD/DEAH box helicase, with the protein MSNHSAYEMLAPSIQRALYKKGWETLRPLQEQAIHILCGTESDLLISAQTAAGKTEAAFLPILSLIQPNSMESVRAIYVGPLKALINDQFRRLEDLCQYAEIPVHRWHGDVSSKSKKELVKRPGGVLLITPESLESIFINRSESLRHLFHSLSYIVLDEVHSMHGTERGTHLRSLLSRLDHYTINLPRLVGLSATIGAPEQTCHWMRPDQPERVKLLLDENNQKSVRFGLFAYFQDHEEQSEESKLDESKSASGKQALINHVFQSFSKDKNLIFVNARSGVEFYTDELNRRAKSIGKPGQFLIHHGSLSKEIRQHTEKMMLGRRPYSTVCSATLELGIDIGKVRSIAQIGCPWSVSSLLQRLGRSGREEGAPQRMQLYVVEPLPIGENEAQYYPELIQAIALTELMLEKWVEPPLSSVGDLSTLIHQVLSLITETGGVSALMLYHRLIKAGAFRCVPQEVFIRLLKKMGQEDLVEQTEEGDLILGLKGEKIVRSHDFYAAFSSTPEFRIVFQSRPLGRLPTIYVPEVGSHLLLAGRRWRVIEVDHTHREIAVKPAQGRKQPLFTGGNGVIHRRVRQKMRDVLSDQTVYAYLNPTGKELLQAARQAFVSKRLQQTDLLPLSDSKTIWFPWTGSHIQSTLLALLKHHSMKVTEGLFSLEIEMNETQLSNALRKIAKNLPKPELLAPLLSHSVEARKYDEFLDDWLREWSICQDIIDLDGAVIELQNALKSVINH; encoded by the coding sequence GTGAGTAATCACTCTGCCTACGAGATGCTTGCTCCCTCGATACAAAGAGCACTTTACAAAAAGGGATGGGAAACCCTGCGGCCTTTGCAGGAGCAGGCTATCCACATCCTCTGCGGTACCGAATCTGACCTTCTCATTTCAGCGCAGACTGCGGCAGGTAAAACGGAAGCCGCCTTTCTTCCGATATTATCTTTAATCCAACCGAATTCGATGGAGTCTGTGCGGGCGATCTATGTCGGTCCCTTGAAAGCACTCATTAATGATCAGTTCCGTCGGCTTGAAGACTTGTGTCAATATGCAGAAATCCCAGTGCATCGCTGGCATGGTGATGTCTCATCGAAAAGTAAGAAGGAGTTAGTAAAACGTCCCGGTGGAGTGCTGCTGATCACACCGGAATCACTGGAATCGATATTCATAAATCGCAGTGAATCCCTCAGGCATCTGTTTCACAGTTTATCTTATATTGTACTCGATGAAGTGCATTCGATGCATGGGACCGAACGCGGAACCCACCTCCGCAGCCTCTTGTCCCGCCTTGATCATTACACGATCAATCTACCTCGGCTAGTCGGTTTGTCTGCAACAATTGGCGCCCCGGAACAAACCTGCCATTGGATGCGTCCCGATCAGCCAGAACGTGTTAAATTACTATTAGATGAGAATAACCAGAAGTCCGTCCGCTTCGGGCTGTTTGCTTATTTCCAGGATCATGAGGAACAGAGCGAAGAATCAAAGCTTGACGAATCGAAATCAGCATCGGGGAAGCAGGCGTTAATCAACCATGTTTTCCAGTCTTTTTCAAAAGACAAAAATTTGATCTTTGTTAATGCACGTTCGGGAGTCGAGTTCTACACCGACGAACTCAACCGGCGCGCAAAATCGATCGGAAAGCCTGGTCAATTCCTGATCCATCATGGTTCCCTCAGTAAGGAGATCCGACAGCATACCGAAAAAATGATGCTCGGACGTCGTCCCTATTCCACAGTTTGTAGTGCGACGCTCGAACTGGGGATCGATATTGGAAAAGTGCGATCGATTGCTCAAATTGGTTGTCCTTGGTCTGTCAGTTCTCTCTTGCAACGACTCGGACGAAGCGGCCGGGAAGAAGGTGCGCCGCAGCGAATGCAACTATATGTCGTTGAACCGTTGCCTATCGGTGAGAACGAAGCGCAATACTATCCCGAATTGATTCAAGCCATCGCCCTCACAGAGTTAATGCTGGAAAAGTGGGTTGAACCTCCTTTGTCTTCTGTAGGTGATCTCAGCACTCTGATTCATCAGGTCCTGAGTCTAATCACTGAAACCGGAGGTGTTTCGGCATTGATGTTATATCATCGACTCATTAAAGCGGGGGCATTCCGTTGTGTCCCTCAAGAGGTATTTATTCGGCTCCTCAAAAAAATGGGGCAAGAGGATCTGGTCGAACAAACAGAAGAAGGAGATTTAATTCTCGGATTGAAAGGGGAGAAAATTGTAAGATCTCATGACTTCTATGCTGCGTTTTCATCGACTCCCGAATTCCGTATTGTGTTTCAGAGTCGCCCACTCGGTCGGCTGCCGACCATTTATGTCCCGGAAGTCGGGAGTCATCTTTTGCTGGCGGGGCGCAGGTGGCGGGTCATCGAAGTGGATCACACGCACAGGGAAATCGCTGTGAAACCAGCCCAAGGACGCAAACAGCCACTTTTTACCGGTGGAAATGGAGTGATTCATCGGAGAGTGAGGCAAAAAATGCGTGACGTGCTCAGCGACCAGACCGTCTATGCGTATCTGAATCCGACAGGGAAAGAACTGCTTCAAGCTGCTCGTCAGGCATTTGTCTCCAAACGTTTGCAGCAAACAGATTTGCTTCCGCTTTCCGATTCAAAAACGATCTGGTTTCCGTGGACCGGAAGTCATATCCAGTCAACTCTTCTCGCACTTCTAAAACACCACAGCATGAAAGTCACAGAAGGATTGTTCTCGCTGGAAATTGAGATGAACGAGACTCAGTTGAGTAACGCACTTCGGAAAATTGCTAAGAACCTCCCTAAGCCAGAGTTACTTGCTCCCCTGTTATCGCACTCAGTGGAAGCAAGAAAGTATGACGAATTTCTAGACGATTGGCTCAGAGAATGGTCGATCTGCCAAGACATCATAGACCTGGATGGAGCCGTGATCGAATTACAAAACGCTTTGAAGAGTGTAATAAATCATTGA
- a CDS encoding recombinase family protein codes for MTLRIPLLPSNGVTLRVVAVCRISTEHQDERSLDDQEALVHSYISEHYEGPVECTVIKSQGSGEYLDREEFLRLGDYIDSGNYDLVIAEDLSRICRRQYAYQVCEDCEDSDTRLIAINDRVDTFDDNWRDSAMMLSWHHERSNRDTSDRIRRSLKNRRKNGGALERMIYGYIVPEGAESDLDVKKDPEAELIYDRWFSMLEEGATFTDVSDWLNESGVPVGPYARNGEWDSRMVGRVTRNAKLKGIREGGRQKSVRINKTGRRKSVKNTT; via the coding sequence ATGACTTTGAGAATTCCTCTTCTACCTAGTAACGGCGTGACTCTGCGAGTCGTTGCGGTTTGTCGAATCAGTACGGAACATCAGGATGAACGAAGTCTTGATGATCAGGAAGCGTTGGTTCATAGTTATATCTCTGAACACTACGAAGGGCCTGTAGAATGTACCGTCATTAAAAGTCAGGGCAGCGGAGAGTACCTTGACCGCGAGGAATTTCTGCGGCTCGGTGATTACATTGATTCAGGCAACTACGATCTGGTGATTGCCGAGGACCTGAGCCGGATCTGCCGTCGGCAATACGCTTATCAGGTCTGCGAAGACTGTGAAGACTCGGACACGCGATTAATCGCAATCAACGATCGCGTCGACACCTTTGATGACAACTGGCGCGACAGTGCGATGATGTTGAGTTGGCATCACGAACGCAGCAATCGTGACACATCTGACCGAATCAGGCGATCACTGAAAAATCGACGGAAGAACGGCGGTGCCTTGGAGCGGATGATCTACGGTTACATCGTGCCAGAAGGAGCCGAATCAGATCTGGACGTCAAGAAAGACCCTGAGGCTGAGCTAATTTACGACCGATGGTTTTCGATGTTGGAGGAGGGAGCCACTTTTACCGATGTGTCTGATTGGTTGAATGAGTCTGGCGTGCCGGTTGGCCCATACGCAAGGAATGGAGAATGGGATAGTCGAATGGTTGGTCGCGTGACACGCAACGCAAAGTTGAAAGGTATTCGCGAGGGCGGCCGACAGAAGTCTGTTAGGATCAACAAAACGGGCCGGCGTAAGTCTGTAAAAAACACCACCTGA